Below is a window of Lacrimispora xylanolytica DNA.
CCTTAATCGCAGCTGTATTCTTTCCTACTGTATCGACGTAATATCCACGGCACCAGAAATGCCGATTTCCGTACTTATATTTTAAATTCGCATGTTTTTCAAATATCATTAGCGAACTCTTTCCTTTTAAGTATCCCATTATTTCTGATACTGAGTATTTTGGTGGAATTCGGATTAACATATGTACATGATCTGGCATACATTGCGCTTCCATTATCTCGATTCCTTTTCTCCGGCATAAACTTCCTAAAATTTGACCAACATCTGCCTTTATATCTTTGTAGATTACTTGCCTTCTATATTTTGGTGCAAAGACTATATGGTACTTGCATTCCAATTTAGTATGGGCTAAACTATTAATGTCCATTATGGATCTCCTGTGCTTTTATTTGTGGTTTGCAGACCTACATTTATTTTAGCACAGGAGTAACTTATATCTAAAGATCAGCCCTCCCCCTGCATAGCAGGGGGTTTCTTTTTTACTGTCACACAAAAAAAGCAGCAGACAAAGCCTGTAAGGTCTGTCTGCTGCCTGTCATACGGCTAAGCCGTTTTATTCGTTTTCTTTTACTTCTTTCTCTTCTTTGGCTTCTTCTGCCTTTGCAGTCATATCGCTTGGCTTCATGCTTAAGTTGATTCTTCCCATCTTATCAACCTCAACTACCTTAACGGTAACTACATCGCCGATATTAACCACATCTTCTACCTTGGCAACTCTCTTCTCAGACAGCTTGGAAATGTGAATCATACCATCTTTATTCGGTGCAAGCTCTACGAAAGCACCAAAGTTCATGATTCTCACTACCTTACCTGTCATGATCTGACCAGCCTCGATTTCAGTTACGATGCTCTTAATGATCTGAATGGCACGGTCAATCATATCCTGATCGGTTCCACATACAGAAACGCTGCCGTCATCAGAGATGTCGATTTTAACGCCAGTCTCTTCAATGATCTTATTGATAACCTTACCCTGCTTACCAACAACATCACCGATCTTCTGAGGATCAATGGAGATCTGGTCAATCTTAGGAGCATACTTACCAACTTCTTTTCTTGGCTCGCTGATGGCCTTTGCCATTACTTCGTCAAGAATATAAAGTCTTGCTTCTCTTGTGGTGCGGATTGCCTCTTCGATGATTGGTCTTGTTAAACCGTGAATCTTGATATCCATCTGAATGGCTGTGATTCCCTTATGAGTACCGCCTACCTTAAAGTCCATATCGCCAAAGAAGTCTTCCAGTCCCTGGATATCTGTAAGAACGATGTAATCGTCATCAGAATCTCCAGTAACCAGACCACAGGAAATACCTGCAACGGCTGACTTGATCGGAACACCTGCTGCCATTAATGCCATAGAGGAAGAACAGATGCTGGCCTGAGAGGTGGAACCGTTGGATTCCATGGTCTCAGAAACGGTACGGATTGCATATGGGAACTCTACTTCTGAAGGAAGTACAGGAACCAATGCTTTTTCAGCTAATGCACCATGACCGATTTCACGACGTCCCGGACCTCTGGAAGGTCTTGTCTCACCTACAGAGAAGGAAGGGAAATTGTAGTGGTGCATATATCTCTTAGAGGTCTCCATATTATCGATGCCGTCTAATCTCTGGCTTTCAGATAATGGAGCAAGAGTACAAATATTTAAAATCTGAGTTTGACCACGGGTGAACATAGCAGAACCGTGAACTCTTGGAAGCATATCTACTTCAGCTGCCAGATGGCGGATTTGATCCATAGCACGGCCGTCAGGACGCTTGTGATCCTTTAAGATCATCTTACGAACGGTCTTTTTCTGGTACTGATAAATTGCCTCTCCCAGTACAGAAAGCCACTCTTCATTATCTGCAAATGCTTCCTGAAGCTTTGCGGTAATGTTCTTGATGTTCTCTTCTCTTACCTGCTTTTCATCGGTGAAAACAGCAACTTCCATCTCTGCAGGAGGAACTACTTCACGAATGGCAGCAAATAATTCATCTGGAACTGCACAGCTTGTATAGGTGTGTTTTGGTTTTCCGCACTCTGCTACAATGGTATCAATAAACTTAATGATTTCCTTGTTTACTTCGTGAGCTTTAAAGATAGCTTCGATCATTAAATCTTCCGCAACTTCATTGGCTCCTGCTTCAATCATAATGACTTTGTCTCTTACAGAGGCTACGGTAAGAGCCATGTCAGACGCCTGCTTCTGAGCCTGAGTCGGATTGATGACGAACTCGCCGTCAACAAGACCTACCTGAGTGGTCGCGCAAGGACCGTCAAAAGGAATATCAGAAATAGAAGTAGCAATGGCAGAACCTAACATAGCGGTAAGCTCTGGGCTGCAATCCTGATCAACGGACATTACGATGTTATCTAACGTAACGTCGTTACGGTAATCTTTTGGGAATAAAGGTCTCATGGGACGGTCGATAACACGTGATGTCAGAACCGAATTCTCAGAGGCTTTTCCCTCTCTTTTGTTAAAGCCGCCTGGAATCTTACCTACGGCATACAGTTTTTCTTCATATTCTACGCTCAGAGGGAAGAAATCAATTCCATCCCTTGGCTTGTCGGAAGCAGTTGCGGTAGCCAATACTACGGTATCTCCGTAATGCATGAATGCCGCTCCATTTGCCTGCTTCGCTACTCTGCCGACTTCAACGGTTAATGTTCTGCCGGCCAGTTCCATACTAAAACTCTTGTACATATTGGATCTCCTTTAAAAATTTATAAATTTATATTAATTGCAGAAGATGCCGAAACTACTGATCTACACGTAAGCCATTCTAACGGGTCAATTATTCAAATATTACGCGCACATCAGCGGTCTCGGGGGAAACTTCTGCCTTTAACTATCTTTTCATATATAGACAGATAGGGTGGAGAAGTTCTCCACCCTAAATGGTCTATTATTTTCTGATTCCTAATCTTTCGATTAAAGCACGATAGCCCTCTAAGTCTGTCTTCTTTAAGTAATCAAGAAGACCTCTTCTCTGTCCAACCATCATCAGAAGACCTCTTCTGGAGTGATGATCTTTTGGGTTCTTCTGAAGGTGATCTGTTAATTCTGTAATTCTCTCTGTGAGAATTGCAATCTGTACTTCAGGTGAACCTGTGTCGCCAGGCTTTCTGCCAAATTCTGCGATAATTGCTGTTTTCTTTTCCTTTGAAATCATGTTGATTTCCTCCTTTATTGAATGATTCTTACCGTATACCAAGCAACGGCTGGAGTGGCCAAAATACCGGGTATCGGCGCAAATTTTTACCTATACAGTTTACCACAGGGATATAGGCTTGTCAACATTTCTGCCCCTGTGAAAATTAAATCTTTGATAAAAGGAACCGGGCCTTTTCTTCCTCTTCTTTGGAAGTGTACAGCATATAGATGGTTTCTTCTCTCCCGGCTCTAAATAACAGACTTCTCTCATTTGGAAAATTCCTCATGAATGAAGTGAGATTACGGCTGAATGCATTGGTTTTATAAAGAATCCCATGCTCCCTCAGACAATTCTCTGCTTTATACATGGTTTCCAATTTTACGCCAGAGTAAACCAAAAACCATTTCTTTTTAAAAATCATGGCACAACCCTCCTGTTAAATAACACCGGAGCCTGATCGGCTTTTATGTACCATTTCATCATACTCTCTGGGTGGGGAAAATGCAATCCTTATCTCCCTTATTCCGTTTTACCCATGTGTTTTTGAAAGTCTGTGCCTTTCATTTTCTGAAACAGTTGGTTTCTTAAGCCGTCCAAATCGGTTTTTACCAGCTTTTTATCCTTAACAAGACATTCTCCTGCTACGAATACGGCTTCCACATTGGAGGGGTTTGCACTGTAGACAAGGGCGGAATATGGGTCATAGACAGGGAACATATTGGCTGACTGGGTTTCTATTAATACCAGATCCGCCTGTTTTCCAGGCTCCAAAGAACCGGTCACCAAATGGAGTCCCATGGCTCTTGCTCCCTCAATGGTAGCCAGGGAGACAATGATCTCTGCTGGAAATGCACTTCTGTCCTTTGTTTCATTTTTATGAAAATCAGCACAAAGCTTCATCTGGGTTAAGATATCCAGGGTGTTTCCGCTGGCAGGACCGTCCGTTCCAAGTCCAACCGGAATGTTTCTTTTTAACATTTCGGTTACAGGAGCCACACCCTTTGCGGCCTTTGTATTAGAGCCGATGCAGTGAGCTACCCTGGCTCCCCTTTCTTTAAAAAGGTCTAAGTCTTTCCCTGTCATATGAATGCAATGAGCGGCCAGAGTATCCTTTCCAAGAACTCCAATGCTGTCTAAATACTCTGCCGGTGTCATGGAGTATTCTTTTTCAAAAAAATCCATCTCATAGTCCATCTCCGCCGTATGAAGGGTAAATGGAACCTCATAAGAGGAATCAATGGAATAAGCAGCCTTTAAAACCTCACTGGAGCAGGTACTGGTACCGTGAGGCGCAATACAGGCTGAGATTCTGGGGTGGGAGTGATATTTTTTAATCAGCCGCTCTCCATAGGAAATCGCCTCATAAGGGTCGGAAAAATCACACGCCCCCTCATCCATCACCGTCTGACCGGCAATGCCTCTGATTCCCATCTCATCCATGGCCCTTGCTGCCTCTTCTTCATAGTAGTACATATCTAAAACAGAAGTCACACCAGAAAGAAGCATCTCACCTGCGGCGTATCGGGTGGATAAATAGACCATTTCCTCGTCCATGGCCTTATTTTCCATGGGAATTAAAAATACCCGAAGGCGGTCCTTACAGTCATCCCCAAGTCCCCTGAATGGAATCATCCCCATATGAGTATGGAGATTGACCATTCCAGGCATGAGTATTCCTTGCTTTCCATCTATTTGACTGGCACCTGCCAGGATTTCCTCTGTCAGCTCTTTCATTGGTCCAGCTGCTATTATCGTATCATGTTCAAACAATAGGTAACCGGGACTAAAAATCTCTCTTGCCTCATTCATGGTTACCACTATTACATTTTTAATTACAGTTCTCACACTTATCAACCTTTTCCCTTAGGCCGGATTATAGCGTTCCACCAAAGGGACCTTCCTTTTCGTCCTTACATCAAACAACCCCTTATCACTCAGCTTTAATTCCGGCGATACCAAAAGAGTCAGGGTGGAAATGGACATTATCACATTGCTGTTTTCATATCCCATAGCTTCGATTTCACATCTGACCGCGGATAAGGCTTCCGAAAGAGCCGAAAGACCGCCGTCCCATAAAATACCACCTACAGGAAGAGAGGCTGACGACGTTACCTTTCCATCTCTTGCAGTTACATATCCCCCCTGCATATGAACCACCTGGTTCTGTGCAAGCACCATATCCTTGACCGAATTGCCTAAAACCAGCAGATTATGGCTGTCATGGCTCCAAGTGGTGGCAACCGCACCCGGTCGTTTAAATCCGCTTTCCACCAGCCCGTAGGCCACATCACCAGTCTTTCCATACCGCTCATAAACTGCAGCCAGACAAAGACCTGCTTCCCGCCAGCGAAGAGAACCGCCCTTAACCGGAATCTCCCGTTTTACATGGCATATCCTGGTGCCAAAGCTTTGAATCTGCATTACATTGACGATTGCTGTGCCTTCTGAAATCTCACAATGATTTAACTTAAAATCAGAAGCAAGGGCCAGACGGCATTTCACGGACTGATAAAAATGATCCGGGAATTGTGGCTTTTTAACCGTAGTTTCTTTCCTATGCTCTTTTCCGTTCTTATAGACACGTTCCGGATTAAAGTCAACCAGGTTGTCATAGACAGCAAAGTCTGCCAGCTTTCCAGGAGCAATCATTCCCCGGTCATGAAGTCCCATTCTTCTTGCCGGAGTAAAGGTCCCGCAGTAGATCGCCTTCTCTGCCGGCATACCGCATTCCACCGCAAGCTTTAAAATCAGGTTTAAATGACCCTTTGCCAGATGATCCGGCATGGTATCGTCAGTTACAAGAGCTACATTTTCATAAAGATTATGTGCAACCACCGTTTCTACCACTTCTTTTGTCAGGGATTTTTTCTGTAATTCCAGAAA
It encodes the following:
- a CDS encoding amidohydrolase, translating into MRTVIKNVIVVTMNEAREIFSPGYLLFEHDTIIAAGPMKELTEEILAGASQIDGKQGILMPGMVNLHTHMGMIPFRGLGDDCKDRLRVFLIPMENKAMDEEMVYLSTRYAAGEMLLSGVTSVLDMYYYEEEAARAMDEMGIRGIAGQTVMDEGACDFSDPYEAISYGERLIKKYHSHPRISACIAPHGTSTCSSEVLKAAYSIDSSYEVPFTLHTAEMDYEMDFFEKEYSMTPAEYLDSIGVLGKDTLAAHCIHMTGKDLDLFKERGARVAHCIGSNTKAAKGVAPVTEMLKRNIPVGLGTDGPASGNTLDILTQMKLCADFHKNETKDRSAFPAEIIVSLATIEGARAMGLHLVTGSLEPGKQADLVLIETQSANMFPVYDPYSALVYSANPSNVEAVFVAGECLVKDKKLVKTDLDGLRNQLFQKMKGTDFQKHMGKTE
- a CDS encoding polyribonucleotide nucleotidyltransferase, yielding MYKSFSMELAGRTLTVEVGRVAKQANGAAFMHYGDTVVLATATASDKPRDGIDFFPLSVEYEEKLYAVGKIPGGFNKREGKASENSVLTSRVIDRPMRPLFPKDYRNDVTLDNIVMSVDQDCSPELTAMLGSAIATSISDIPFDGPCATTQVGLVDGEFVINPTQAQKQASDMALTVASVRDKVIMIEAGANEVAEDLMIEAIFKAHEVNKEIIKFIDTIVAECGKPKHTYTSCAVPDELFAAIREVVPPAEMEVAVFTDEKQVREENIKNITAKLQEAFADNEEWLSVLGEAIYQYQKKTVRKMILKDHKRPDGRAMDQIRHLAAEVDMLPRVHGSAMFTRGQTQILNICTLAPLSESQRLDGIDNMETSKRYMHHYNFPSFSVGETRPSRGPGRREIGHGALAEKALVPVLPSEVEFPYAIRTVSETMESNGSTSQASICSSSMALMAAGVPIKSAVAGISCGLVTGDSDDDYIVLTDIQGLEDFFGDMDFKVGGTHKGITAIQMDIKIHGLTRPIIEEAIRTTREARLYILDEVMAKAISEPRKEVGKYAPKIDQISIDPQKIGDVVGKQGKVINKIIEETGVKIDISDDGSVSVCGTDQDMIDRAIQIIKSIVTEIEAGQIMTGKVVRIMNFGAFVELAPNKDGMIHISKLSEKRVAKVEDVVNIGDVVTVKVVEVDKMGRINLSMKPSDMTAKAEEAKEEKEVKENE
- a CDS encoding adenine deaminase C-terminal domain-containing protein; translated protein: MKVDLLIRNGWVYRTYRQCFEQADIAVVGERFYDISPASCYEADSEVDASGKYIIPGLIDIHMHIESSMTYPGEFSAAVLPFGVTAVVADPHEIANVFGLEGIKSFLSQETKLDIFYGIPSCVPSTSPELETSGGTIGEAEVMELIKDDRVLCLGEVMNETDLLSEEDTLIKRIVALCKKEGRGLRIEGHCPALTKEELAAFIGSGVDADHTQQTPESVLEKTDMGMFLELQKKSLTKEVVETVVAHNLYENVALVTDDTMPDHLAKGHLNLILKLAVECGMPAEKAIYCGTFTPARRMGLHDRGMIAPGKLADFAVYDNLVDFNPERVYKNGKEHRKETTVKKPQFPDHFYQSVKCRLALASDFKLNHCEISEGTAIVNVMQIQSFGTRICHVKREIPVKGGSLRWREAGLCLAAVYERYGKTGDVAYGLVESGFKRPGAVATTWSHDSHNLLVLGNSVKDMVLAQNQVVHMQGGYVTARDGKVTSSASLPVGGILWDGGLSALSEALSAVRCEIEAMGYENSNVIMSISTLTLLVSPELKLSDKGLFDVRTKRKVPLVERYNPA
- the rpsO gene encoding 30S ribosomal protein S15, with translation MISKEKKTAIIAEFGRKPGDTGSPEVQIAILTERITELTDHLQKNPKDHHSRRGLLMMVGQRRGLLDYLKKTDLEGYRALIERLGIRK
- the tnpA gene encoding IS200/IS605 family transposase; the encoded protein is MDINSLAHTKLECKYHIVFAPKYRRQVIYKDIKADVGQILGSLCRRKGIEIMEAQCMPDHVHMLIRIPPKYSVSEIMGYLKGKSSLMIFEKHANLKYKYGNRHFWCRGYYVDTVGKNTAAIKEYIQNQIKEDLEYDQMSLVEYIDPFTGEPVKKNKK